The Rhineura floridana isolate rRhiFlo1 chromosome 8, rRhiFlo1.hap2, whole genome shotgun sequence genome includes a region encoding these proteins:
- the LOC133363304 gene encoding calmodulin-alpha-like, producing the protein MADQLIEEQIEEFKEAFSLFDKDRDGTITTKERGTVMRSLGQNPTEAELQDMINEVDADGNDTIDFPEFLTMMARKMKDTDSEEKIQEAFRVFDKDGNGYISAAELRYVMTNLGEKLTNEEVDEIIREADIDGDGQVNYEGWSPG; encoded by the coding sequence ATGGCTGACCAGCTTATTGAAGAGCAGATTGAAGAATTCAAGGAGGCCTTCTCCCTCTTTGACAAGGACAGGGATGGCACCATCACCACTAAAGAACGTGGGACTGTGATGCGCTCTCTGGGCCAGAATCCCACTGAGGCAGAACTGCAAGACATGATCAATGAGGTGGATGCTGATGGGAATGACACAATTGACTTCCCAGAGTTCTTGACCATGATGGCAAGGAAGATGAAGGACACAGACAGTGAGGAGAAGATCCAAGAAGCTTTCAGAGTGTTTGATAAGGATGGAAATGGCTACATTAGTGCAGCTGAGTTACGCTACGTGATGACAAACTTAGGGGAGAAGCTCACCAATGAGGAGGTGGATGAAATTATAAGGGAGGCAGATATTGATGGTGATGGGCAGGTCAACTATGaagggtggagtcctgggtga